DNA sequence from the Falco peregrinus isolate bFalPer1 chromosome 1, bFalPer1.pri, whole genome shotgun sequence genome:
GAAAGTATTCTGGTCCCTAAACTATTGATCTGAGATGCTAGCTCTAGAGATTTGACAGATAATCAGTAGCCTGTTCATGCTACAGTCTTCTATAATTCAGAGTTTTCCAGAAAACCTTCCAATACCTGTTCATCAGTAAACACATTGCTAGTTAAATTAGTACAGCTTGAGTCCTGGATCTTGCTAAGAAGTCTGTTAAATGACTAGGAATTATACCTTCATAACAATGTTAATTGTGAATAGAAACAccatgctgcagccaggctgcactTTTTTTGACCAAAGAAACTTTCATGTTCTAATAAAACCTACCTACTTACACACAGTAATTAGCaagcattttaatatttcacaaACTGAATGGGATAGCAGTGCATGCCAGCCTGCCTGTGCAAACCCCTGCCCTCACCAACACACCTGAGAGAGTAAGTAGCCAGTTCTGTAGCAGCTCACCTTTCTGTTTGGGGAAAATGCGTTTCTGTCGCTGCAGTTTTGGCTTCCTCTCAATGATGGGATTACTGAACATCACCTGTCAGAGAAGCAAAAGGGATTTGTCAGGATTCTTCGTTTATGCTGTGAACAAACTTTCACACATGCCTGCTCCCTCATCAAATTCTCCATTCCCATCTGCATGGTAAGTTAGGAGTCACTCCCATAGACTCCAGACTGCATTATTCTAGCTTCACCCTCTAAATACCTGTTACTTCAACTATGGTTTTagatgtttgcattttctgctacctgaaatgcagaaaacccCCAGAATTAAGACCAATTTGTATCCCAAACAAAGTGAATCTAATTTGTAAAGCCATGCATAAAGAACACATCCATCTGTAgggtaaaaaaaagtaatactcTGTGGTagagaagtaaaaaaacaaaaaaaccgAAAACCCTCACAAAACAAACTCACAAAAATCCAAAGTGGCAAGGAGAGAAGGCAAATTTTGGTACATAAGGTTAAGATCCTACTTTTGGAAAGATAGCCAGAGGAACTTTCATCCCAACACAAAGGAGAAAGTACTGCGGCTTTTAAGGGATTATCTGGGTGATCTCTTCATTGATGGTACTTCAAACTATTATTAGCCTCAGAAAGATGATTAAATAAGCATACCCAGAGGGAATTTGGATATCGCATTCTAGAGTCTCTGTGATTCAATTCTGACCATTAAGCCATATGTTTAATTAAAGTGTCACTGATGACTcataatgaaagcaaataaaaaccaacGGATtacacagcacacacacacatatataattACAGGAGAGCAGCTGAAGAGTCACCCTGGGCTATGGCATGTGTACATCTATTATATCATGTTGTTCCTTATTCTTATGTGTGATACTGATGCAAAAGGATTTCGGGTGTCATTCTACCCTTCTAGACTATTGCTCCTTCCATTCCTTGTGTTCTGGGTTGGACAACTGCTTGTAGGGCAGGCACCCTAAACAGACAAGAGTTCtctcaaaaagaaacaaagcttaCATTTATACCTCTGCAAAAAGCATTCCTTGGGGTTCGAGTGAGAGACACATCCCGTGACGTTCATTATCAAGGAAATCATCCAAACGTAAAAACTTCACCGCACATAGTTCTCTCCAGTCTCTCCAATAAATTGCAATTTCTAGCTCACGAgactggtgggatgggggagtggtgggggagaaaaaaaaaaaacaaacagaagagttACATACTGCCCCATGCTCTGGAAATGGCATGCACATGctgttgtaaaaataaaaaaatcagtaaactAAATAGTGTGCCTAAGAAACTTCTTTAATCCTTCTGTTCCCTGCTTTCTCTGATGTTTTCAGCTCTTCTTAGCCACGGACCCTCTTGGAGATGGCTGTCTTGGCTCTCCGTTTCAGAAATTCCTGACAGCCACTTTGCTGGtaagatgaaataaaactgcTCAGATAAGAAGAGCAGGACAACAGATGCTGTTCAGGCTCTGCCAGAGATGCACTGCCTTCAGGAGAAGGCTAAGATAACTGACACATAAAAGGACATAGGGACAGCAGCAATATAGAGTTGAATCAAGTGGAATGGCAGCTAAATGAGCAAATCAGGTAAGTTGAAATGGAAACCCAAACACAACACAGGGAACCTGGGGCAGACTTACCCGGTCTAGCTCAATGACAAAGCTCTGGTCCCATGCCTGATTATTAACCAGTCCCCAGTTTGTTTGGCCAACCACTTTATTGTCCACTTTGAGCACAGCAAGTACCTCATCTggacaaaggagaaaacataGATTACAATCTCTTACCAAAGAAAATCTCTCATGATGAAAGTGAATATCCCAACCAAATGTAATTTCCAGGAGAGTACTAGGACCACCAGGTATAACACAATTTATTCTCTctcttcagttttgcagaaacCAGGTTTCTTATAATGACACTCATACCAGGCTAACCTAGTACCGTGACGAGAAGCCCCCATGCTCCCACATGCCACTCACAATTCAAGAGGGAGTGCCCCCATACTCACTACATGGCTCTTCGCTCCGCAGGTACTTTCCTGCAACACTACGACCATGGATACCCAAGCCAACTCGTGTTCGTGAAAGGGACCTCAAATCACTCGGGCTGCCACAGATGGGAGAAGAACTAGTCATTCGGGAACGTCCTGGAACATTTTCCAATAGATCCTGACACCCCATCAGTCTCACTTCCAGTGTTCCTGAGGAATTTTAGGACAGTAAGAATATTATTATGTAAACAATAAAGTGATTCCAgtcagcctgtcctcacaggggTCCAATAATTTCTTAGATTCGTGATTTCTTGGTTAATAGCTCAAATCTACCCCAGATTAACAGGCTGCAAATCCATACAAACAGAAAGCTCTGGCTAGCCTAGAAGACATAAATCCAGTTCCTAGAAAACCAAACGTTCATATAACAAGAAGCATTACAAAGAGAACAAATGCAACTCATCTCTCCCTCTGTCCTCCTCACAACAACATGCTGTGCAGGATTCACATACCTGTAAGGGCTGTAGATTTGATGACTGAAGTAGGTTGGATGCCACCATGCTGAGCTCCCAGGGAGGAAGTATTTATTAGTTCCTGCTTGATGAGTGCTCTTTTTGGATGATCGGGAGAAAGCTCACTAAGTTGATGTTCCAAGGACAAACGCAGCAGGTCAATCTTCTGAGATGATTCTTGCAAACGACCCTGAGCCTAGCAATATGAAGTAGAAtggaaagcaggcagaaatTTTCAATGTACAGCCCCAGTCCAGGTACTATTAATCCATTATGAACTACTAGAGTAAGTTTCAGAAATGGCCAGATAACATCTTACTAATAAAGGAACAAGGCATAATATTTTCCCATAGATACTAAATACCCCATCAGTGTCACTTCTGACCTTCCTGAGAAATTTCACCAAAGCGAGGAATGTTATCCCTAGAAGGGAAAGTGAACCCAATCAGTCTGTCCTCACACATGGACAGGAACTTTCCAAATTAATAACTCTTGGTTAACTACTCAGTCATGCTAAATCACTGAGTCATGAAACCATCCTCTTGAGAGGATGAGAGAGGAAAGCCCGAGCAAGTGTTTACCTCAGCCAAAAACTTGCGATCCTGTACCCGATTCCCTCCTAGGATCTTCAGCACATTTTTTGCCCCCTCAGCTACAGCAGCTTCAATGCGCAGGTGATGTCTCAGCTCCTCAATACGCAGCTCCAAAGCACTGATGGTGGTCCCCATCCTCACTACCCATTTGGAAGATAAAATATGGTGAGGATGAAAACTGAGTGAGTATCGTGGATCTCAGGGCTTCGGCTGTATCTGTTCAGGGTGGTATCAGTTACTTAAAACACCTTACCTGCTGGATCCACTGTATCTTCCATCCCTCCTGTTGACTGAGATACTTTCACAATGTGCATGCGGATTATTTCAATCTTTGTCTTGCTGTCCTGAAGCATCTGCTGAGCTGTAGCCAGCAGCTTCCGCTCCTGCCAAAAGCAAAGCATAGGCAGAGAGAGAACCATGCTCATTAAAAATGGATTATGATGAAGTATTCACATATGATGTGACGAGATGGTAGCTAAAAGAAGGGTCATAAATGATTCTGAAATGGCATACGTAAGCAGTTATGTAAAGGAGACATCGCTGAGGATCAAGGACTTTTATACTATCTCCATTTGTAGAGGGAAAGGACAGGTCAAGGACATGTCCAGTTAATACCAAACCTTGAGCCTTGTGGTTCACTGGTTAACTGTGCTTACAGTGTTTTGTGAGCAGAGGTTCTGAACGCATAAAAACATCACAACCTTTTACACTGCTGGTCTTACTGAATTAGGCTTCATAGTAagcttggatatttttttttaattattattatcctTTGACTTTTAAATAGGACAATGCCAAACTCAAAACATGGGATGCATATGAAACCAGTAAACCTCTGAAAATTTTTCTCAGGTAAAGAGATACCACATGCTGTGCTCTATTCTAAACAATCTAGTGATATCAAAACATCACGTCAACTCAAGTGCACAATAccaatgctttttaaatgttcCTCAAGTCAGTGACCAAATGTACCTCTTATACCACTCTTACTAACTTCCCAGGCTTGGAACAGTTTTTCTAGAGATAGCAGTCCTACCATGTCACTTCCTATGAGATGCTTTTCTCTGGCTCAAATCTGCCTCTAGTCTAGAGTCACTATGAGCACTGAGGTCAGATGCCTCTACGCTGGCACTCAGCCAGCTTAAGTTAAGCACCTAGACCAAAGAAGTAATGTAGAATCTGTAGCTGGTAGGGAGAGGTGGATCCTTCCAAAGCGTTGTTCATCTGTTCAAGAATGATAACACAAGCTACTCTCTAGGTACCTAGCACTTTCCACTGAGACTACATAAGACTACATGAAAATACATGGCTAAATTAAAACAGCATGTTTCCCAACTCTGTCATTAATACTACTAAGCAACACTCAAGAGCAGAAGCACAATCAGCATTTGCCATGTAAGAACTGCCAAAAGGATCAAAACTGCTAGACTATGCCCGTCTGTACGGTCTGATAGCTCCCGTCTCACAGTGATCACCACCacatgcttcagaaaaaggcaCAGGCAAAAAAAGGGCCAAAGTGGAACAAACTACACtttcagaaaagcctttctCACAGCATCCAGTAAATACAGACTGGATTAAGCTCTTGGCAAATGAAACATCTGCCATCCaattcctttctgattcctGCTAAATTCTTGAAATCTGTAACATGTTGCAGGAAGTCTAACGCACAAGTGCAGTATTGGTTGCCCTGCACAGTAACATGACATGCTGTCTCTATGCTGAGAACCAAAATGCAGAGCTAGGATTCAGTCAAGCAAGCttcacaaattaatttctttcacaCACCAATTATTAGAGAGGTTTTGTGTATGGACTTTAATTACAGGTTTTGATCCAGGAATCCAAGTTCCCAAATGGTCGCTTATTTCTGCTTACCTTGGACGTTGAATACATTTGGATCATGTTCTCAGCTCCTTGTTTCACTTTCATTTCAAcatgcagctgctttttcagagcTTCAACCTTCCTTGCCATGGGGTCCAGGTTTCTTTCCCAGAGACAAGAATCTGGAGATACAGATCCATCTGCACAAACAATGCAATCAATACCGTTAGTCATCTCTTCTGGTGTCACTTCACTGGGTTATAAACGGGTGACTCTATAAAAGAAGATTAGGCTATaaaataaggttaaaaaaaaggtcTTGTCTACAAAACTGACTGCAAAACACCATTTCAAATGAAGCTCAAGCTCATATCCGTAAATATTTCTTAGTTTATCAATGAACCCGTCCTAAAAGCACTCTTCCAATTTTATACTCACTCATTCTGTAGGACATTTGGATGTTCAACTGTCCAGAAACTCTATTCAAATCTCTTCAGTTCTGCCTACAGCCCAACCCTGAATATTGCCCGTGCTCAGCACTCTCAGCTGGTCCTCTCTCTATGCTCATCCCTCATGTTGCCTCCTTTCACCTTTACTGCCTCATTCTCAACCTTTTACTGCACAGATCATTTCAGCTAAATACCAGCGGAAGAAACTCCTTCTACTTGTAAGCCCTCTTGTAAGATATATCAATTCAATATACATAAATATTGAAGCACTATAACAGAATTTTCCTGTCAGTCATGATCCAAGACCTACCTGCCTTACTCTCCTCTTTGTCTGTTATTACAATCCTTGCGTTAAGCTCCTGAAGTTCCCAATGTAGTTGCTCCAGTTTTCGGTTGGAAGCTTTCAGCACATGCTCTATATGAGCAAGATTCTTTCTGTCTGTTGTCGCTTTACGCAGGTTTTCTGCTCCCTCTTTAATCTTCAGTTCCTTCTGTATAGCGCGGCGAAGTAGTTCCTTCTCACCCTCCAGTTTTTGCTGGAAGCTTGGATCCATTAAGTTCACACCATTGCCCAGCTGCAAGAGACAGCTGCCCTGTAATCAAGCAGCGTTGGGCAAGAGGATTTCAGAGATAACACGGTTCAACCATTCACACGATATAGCAATACCTTCATTCCACTCCTTCATTTCATTTAGAAACTGGTTCACACATATTCTAAAGCCAACCTTTTCACCAAAGTTTCAAGACCAGACCAACATTTAAATTGCAGAGGACAGAACACAACTTTGATCCTGACATG
Encoded proteins:
- the PKN3 gene encoding serine/threonine-protein kinase N3 isoform X2, which codes for MASGTPQLGNGVNLMDPSFQQKLEGEKELLRRAIQKELKIKEGAENLRKATTDRKNLAHIEHVLKASNRKLEQLHWELQELNARIVITDKEESKADGSVSPDSCLWERNLDPMARKVEALKKQLHVEMKVKQGAENMIQMYSTSKERKLLATAQQMLQDSKTKIEIIRMHIVKVSQSTGGMEDTVDPAVRMGTTISALELRIEELRHHLRIEAAVAEGAKNVLKILGGNRVQDRKFLAEAQGRLQESSQKIDLLRLSLEHQLSELSPDHPKRALIKQELINTSSLGAQHGGIQPTSVIKSTALTGTLEVRLMGCQDLLENVPGRSRMTSSSPICGSPSDLRSLSRTRVGLGIHGRSVAGKYLRSEEPCNEVLAVLKVDNKVVGQTNWGLVNNQAWDQSFVIELDRSRELEIAIYWRDWRELCAVKFLRLDDFLDNERHGMCLSLEPQGMLFAEVMFSNPIIERKPKLQRQKRIFPKQKGKEFLRAPQMNMNVAAWGRLMMSFLPPCSSMSTLSPPLHDPVHTDFSPVPLQSHVDSVSKLSSDFPVAKLTVPDEAPPKPPRLFLMANSKESTLSPADSPCLKRLHVEKSCGSAMTEFPILASPRKRTVQLEDFHCIAMLGRGHFGKVLLAQYKATGKLYAIKALKKKDIIRRDEIDSLNCEKRIFEVVNSSDHPFLVNMFACFQTPHHACFVMEYTPGGDLMMRIHEDIFPEHVAQFYTACVVLGLQFLHEKKIVYRDLKLDNLLLDAEGFVKIADFGLCKEGIGFGDRTNTFCGTPEFLAPEVLTDISYTRAVDWWGLGVLIYEMLVGESPFPGDDEEEVFDSIVNDEVRYPRFLSSEALSIIRKLLRKCPERRLGAGEKDAEEIKIQAFFKEIDWDALFARTLKPPFVPTLRDPTDISNFDEEFTSQKPILTPPEEVALLTHKEQTVFKDFDFVSRHLLEV
- the PKN3 gene encoding serine/threonine-protein kinase N3 isoform X1; this encodes MASGTPQGSCLLQLGNGVNLMDPSFQQKLEGEKELLRRAIQKELKIKEGAENLRKATTDRKNLAHIEHVLKASNRKLEQLHWELQELNARIVITDKEESKADGSVSPDSCLWERNLDPMARKVEALKKQLHVEMKVKQGAENMIQMYSTSKERKLLATAQQMLQDSKTKIEIIRMHIVKVSQSTGGMEDTVDPAVRMGTTISALELRIEELRHHLRIEAAVAEGAKNVLKILGGNRVQDRKFLAEAQGRLQESSQKIDLLRLSLEHQLSELSPDHPKRALIKQELINTSSLGAQHGGIQPTSVIKSTALTGTLEVRLMGCQDLLENVPGRSRMTSSSPICGSPSDLRSLSRTRVGLGIHGRSVAGKYLRSEEPCNEVLAVLKVDNKVVGQTNWGLVNNQAWDQSFVIELDRSRELEIAIYWRDWRELCAVKFLRLDDFLDNERHGMCLSLEPQGMLFAEVMFSNPIIERKPKLQRQKRIFPKQKGKEFLRAPQMNMNVAAWGRLMMSFLPPCSSMSTLSPPLHDPVHTDFSPVPLQSHVDSVSKLSSDFPVAKLTVPDEAPPKPPRLFLMANSKESTLSPADSPCLKRLHVEKSCGSAMTEFPILASPRKRTVQLEDFHCIAMLGRGHFGKVLLAQYKATGKLYAIKALKKKDIIRRDEIDSLNCEKRIFEVVNSSDHPFLVNMFACFQTPHHACFVMEYTPGGDLMMRIHEDIFPEHVAQFYTACVVLGLQFLHEKKIVYRDLKLDNLLLDAEGFVKIADFGLCKEGIGFGDRTNTFCGTPEFLAPEVLTDISYTRAVDWWGLGVLIYEMLVGESPFPGDDEEEVFDSIVNDEVRYPRFLSSEALSIIRKLLRKCPERRLGAGEKDAEEIKIQAFFKEIDWDALFARTLKPPFVPTLRDPTDISNFDEEFTSQKPILTPPEEVALLTHKEQTVFKDFDFVSRHLLEV